The Gouania willdenowi chromosome 14, fGouWil2.1, whole genome shotgun sequence nucleotide sequence GACACATGAGCAGCACGCACGATAATAACACATCCTCCGCTGACATTTCAGAACAGCCTGTCCTTTACAGAGCAGTGGCGTCCACGTCAACCTGACATCTGTCCATCACATCTGTCTGCACCACCCTCTCAGCTGTTCACCTTAGAGCTCATATTTATGTCCAGGCACACACATCATTGCCTTTCATTGATCATATAGAACACTGTCCCATTTTAAAAGATTGTTCCTTAAATTACATCTgatctttcttttctttacagTGTTTTTGTTCCCTCGCAGTGACACAACAAACAGTAAAAATGGCGcaatgttggaaaaaaaaaaaagcccaacaAATAAACAGATATGAGAAAGATGATGAGGATCTGAAAACGAAAGAAACATCACTTCAAGGGCGTGCAGCAGATTCCTGCTTGATCGCCCActccctccctcccttcctCCCCCGCTCTATTTCCCTTCTTGGTTTTCCTTACTGTGGGAATGTATCATAGGTTTGCTGCATGTTCTCATATAAGTAGGAGACGCATCGATTTTGTGTTTGCTTTAGAGGATAAACAAACATATCCCACTGCGTGATAGGATGCTGTACACTGCATCATAAAGACTTTGGCAAGGAATAGAACATAAAGAGATGAGGATGCTCAATATCTCcatcagaaaaagaaaatagcAAATATGAAGGTTTGAGTACgagtaaaatgtcaaaaaggTTAAGAGTAAACACTTCAGAGTTGTTGTAAACATCTCTAAAACAGcaaatgagtgtttgtgtgggtgTGAAGGATTTTCTTCTCTGCTCTGAGATGTGCTGATTGCTCTCTGTAAACACAACACCAGTGTTTCATTTGAGATGTGTCCGATAAGAAAACCTAGATTtaattaaaggtccagtattatacTATTTTTCGCCTATCTCCAATTATTCTAAGGACTACAACTACATAGTATgagaggtttattttcccaaactcgcctgttttctggagttttaaccCTCTCAACAGCCACTTTTAGACCGTTCCTaaaaacagtcttttttttttttaaccacagaaATTGTTCATTTCAGTTGATAGGCCATTGTTTTttagtcacaaacacatcagataatcccataaaggtgatacgaggcgatataacggctactaaaaatgaaactgattgtgagcgctcacgcTGCGCTTCAGATTATCTTTAAaatgaacgtaaagatattaactgtgatattaatTGTAATATCAATattcgctatgtttgttttacctgtgaggtagtttcagagggaggagctcacattcttatgtagggtaggaggagccaggagtgccaggaggaggagtttccccatTATGACACATGAGGGgtgaaaaatccaacttgcccgtttggagctgacatttacaaaatgtggaatagcaagagAGGAgcaaacagaactttttcaactttggttttgctacagtgatatatatCTCTTTAGCATCATTCAAAGTGAagttttcataatactgcctctTTAACTCAGCTCCTTGCCCTGTTTCCCTCTGTCAGGTTACGGTGGGGTGGAGTTACTGCTGGTGCTGTGCGGCCTGGATTTCACTCTGCCGTGCCCTCGCCACTGCATCTGCTACACCTCGCCTAGCACCGTCTCCTGCCAAGCACACAACTTCCACGCCGTACCCGAGGGCATCCCTGCTCAGAGCGAGCGTGTCTTTCTGCAAAACAACAAGATCCAGCGGCTGCTCCGTGGCCACTTCTCGCCGACCACCACCATGTTGTGGCTTTACTCCAACAACATCTCCTACATACAGCCTTCCACCTTCCACGGCTTTGATCGCCTGGAGGAGCTCGATCTGGGAGACAACCGGCACCTGAAAGTCGTGGCTTCGGACACCTTCCTGGGCCTGGGTCGGCTGCATGCCCTGCATCTGTACCACTGTGGTCTGATAAGCCTGCCTACAGGGATCTTTGCAGGCCTTAATAACCTTCAGTATCTCTACCTACAGGTGCATGGATAACACCTCTTATCTATACTGCATAGCACCTGCATGCACAATCGCATTATGGAGTAATCTGTCCATCAGCCCACTTCAGCACTCGCAGCTTATGACTTAGAACCTGATCAAATGTCAATATATTATCCTGATATTTACCCCACATCCTAACTCACTTTAATACTCACACAGTAAAGGGACTGCGGTAAAACATAggtcataaatatattacacgACACCATTGACGATGGAACCACAAATTACTGGACAAGTTAGTGAAAGggtaaaacaataaaagtagctcaataaTTTAATATTGCCGCAAATCCACACTTTAATGCAAACTCACCCTTTCTGTCACTTTCCTGTTCTCATGTGGTTTTTCAGCACTTTTTGTacccatttttgttttgtgatagTAGATTACTGATAAAAGTGACTTAACTCCAAGGAATCTGGCTTTCCAACTACATTTACAGTTAGGCAAGATGTTGAAAACtttgttaaattattattgactggattattattcaaaatATATCATTTGAATCATTAGAATGGTTTGTAGTTTTAGCtagtttcatttaaaaaattctaaaattaaaaatgatcattacattatttaacatgtATTGGTCATGACTTTCctaataaataatttcaattcATGCCTGTCCTACTCTTTTACAGTAACCTGTCCCTACAGAATCATGTCCAAGTAGAACTTTGAGACAGTTTTAATAAATGTCGACACTGGTTAAATTGATGGCTTTCTTATTTGATACAAAAGATGTGCAGCGTTGTAGTTATAACAGTAAGGTGTTAACTTGTAATAGTAATCAGTAACTTTGCTGAGTAGGTCTAAAAAGTCATCAATTTACAGAGAATAAGTCTTTTCTGGTCTTATTAAATGGTAATTCTTTATTGTTAAATGGTTTTGGTGATAACACCATTACGATCAACAATGAATCaatgaatgttgtgtttttacagGACAACCAATTGGAGTTCCTAGAAGATGATCTCTTCATCGACCTGCTGAACCTCAGTCATCTTTTCCTACATGGAAATCGGTTGTGGAGTCTTCGGCAGAACACTTTTCGTGGTCTGGGTGTCTTGGACCGACTCCTAATCCATCAGAACCGAATACAGTGGGTTGACCGTCAGGCTTTCCACGACTTGCGTCGCCTCACCACTCTGTACCTGTTCAACAACTCTCTGACGGAGCTTTCTGGTGCCAGCCTCACTCTGCTGCCAGCTCTGGAGTACCTGCGACTCAACGACAACCCGTGGGAGTGTGACTGCAAAGCTCTTTCTTTGTGGGATTGGCTACGCAGGTTCAGAGGCTCCACTTCTTCTTTGATGTGTGTTTCACCTCCGGAGCTCATGGGCAAGGACTTGAAAACACTGAAGAAGGAGGAGTTACCTAGCTGCTTAGCAGATGAGGGTCACGCTCGTGGTGGTCCAGGTCGGGAGGTGGAGCACGGAGAATCTTTGAACCACCTGAATCGTCACAGGAACCATCACAACAACCATCAGCGGCCATATTTGCCCCACGGAGACCAGTACAACCTGCCCTCTCCTTCACCCCTGCCTCGGCCCCCTAAGGGAGCTCGCAGAAACTGCACCCGACGGGGACGTAAGGCTAAAGGGGGAATCAATGAGGTGCAGGTACTTCGGGAGGGGGGTGAGAAAGACTATGGTCCGGATGGAGGTAAACATGACCTATCTGGATCttcaagaagaaaaaacaagtgtATCCCTAGAACTTCTATGGACTCACCCATCGGGGTCCAGAGAGCTAATAACGAGGCAGGGTTACATCCCACATATTTTCTTTCTTGCCTCTCACCAGCTCTGCTGCTGTCACTCTACTGCGTGTTCCTACGCTGACTCAGCAAAGGGACCCTGGAGCGGTGAGAAAAATACAAGGACTCACTGTCCTGAACTCTAAGACTCCGGCTCTTTAAATGTGTGCATAACTATGTGCGTACATGATTGTGTAAAGCAAACTCTTTCCAGCTTCCCTGCAGTATCTAGACAGGGATCTTTATGAGCCAGAACCGATATGTGGAAGTCAGGGAAGACAGATTAGCCCAGTGCTTTGACGATGTCACCGAGGAAAACTACAGGAAAACTTTGCTTTCACCTCTGTGGGGCAAATGATGCATCATTGAATTAATGTCCTGGACTGCCACAATCCACATGAGCCAATAAAGCAAGTTTTAAACAATAGCCAGAAGCACGTAGGGTAAATGTCTAAATGTCCCGCTTAAAAGAATAGTTCCTTTTGTACAGTTTCCACTTGTCACTCATAGTTTTTATCGCTACTCTTCGGCTCACCCTAAAGCACTTTAAGTTCAAGAAGCACAATACTGCAAACAAAAGGTTTTACTGAAGATCACTTTGTGTCTA carries:
- the rtn4rl1a gene encoding reticulon-4 receptor-like 1 → MFRRGYGGVELLLVLCGLDFTLPCPRHCICYTSPSTVSCQAHNFHAVPEGIPAQSERVFLQNNKIQRLLRGHFSPTTTMLWLYSNNISYIQPSTFHGFDRLEELDLGDNRHLKVVASDTFLGLGRLHALHLYHCGLISLPTGIFAGLNNLQYLYLQDNQLEFLEDDLFIDLLNLSHLFLHGNRLWSLRQNTFRGLGVLDRLLIHQNRIQWVDRQAFHDLRRLTTLYLFNNSLTELSGASLTLLPALEYLRLNDNPWECDCKALSLWDWLRRFRGSTSSLMCVSPPELMGKDLKTLKKEELPSCLADEGHARGGPGREVEHGESLNHLNRHRNHHNNHQRPYLPHGDQYNLPSPSPLPRPPKGARRNCTRRGRKAKGGINEVQVLREGGEKDYGPDGGKHDLSGSSRRKNKCIPRTSMDSPIGVQRANNEAGLHPTYFLSCLSPALLLSLYCVFLR